The following coding sequences lie in one Arabidopsis thaliana chromosome 3, partial sequence genomic window:
- a CDS encoding LMBR1-like membrane protein (LMBR1-like membrane protein; LOCATED IN: endomembrane system; EXPRESSED IN: 24 plant structures; EXPRESSED DURING: 15 growth stages; CONTAINS InterPro DOMAIN/s: LMBR1-like membrane protein, conserved region (InterPro:IPR006876); BEST Arabidopsis thaliana protein match is: LMBR1-like membrane protein (TAIR:AT5G01460.1); Has 384 Blast hits to 384 proteins in 132 species: Archae - 0; Bacteria - 0; Metazoa - 125; Fungi - 85; Plants - 80; Viruses - 0; Other Eukaryotes - 94 (source: NCBI BLink).): protein MGDFNLALVIVAIVVCVIVFISSIYLLVNYQHPDDANQAYFPKFVVVFGLSIAMISILMLPADVANRHACRHAIYNGACNLTLPMKDLWLAIYIVDAILVFFVIPFAMFFYEGDQDKTLGKRIKSALIWVVTTAVVCALVLGILYGVIGKVDFSVRHLASATSTFPTSWQFSNTQPCIGNTARQCSAFTANPTSEKTWTMRTTFPEYVVALATIVGSVLFTIFGGVGIACLPLGLITAFIRRPKAVITRSQYIKEATELGKKARELKKAADGLHQEERSGAKGRKWRKNVKAVEKELLQLEEDVNLLEEMYPQGEQAETAWAFTVLGYLAKFILGIVGLIVSIAWVAHIIIYLLVDPPLSPFLNEVFIKLDDVWGLLGTAAFAFFCFYLLLAVIAGAMMLGLKLVFITIHPMKWGATLMNSFLFNVGLILLCSISVIQFCATAFGYYAQATAAQEIFGHTLQSLRGIKYLYKYNVFQIGFVILAGLTFLYYIAFGWRRKKTSGRFQLSS, encoded by the exons ATGGGCGATTTCAACCTCGCTCTCGTGATTGTCGCGATCGTTGTTTGCGTCATCGTATTCATCTCTAGCATCTATCTTCTCGTCAACTATCAGCATCCAGATGATGCAAACCAGGCTTATTTCCCCAAATTCGTCGTTGTTTTTGGCCTTTCTATTGCTATGATCTCGATTCTCATGTTACCGGCTGATGTGGCCAATCGGCATGCTTGTCGACATGCTATATACAATGGAGCTTGCAATCTCACCTTGCCCATGAAGGATCTTTGGCTTGCTATTTATATCGTGGACGCTATTCTCGTGTTCTTTGTCATCCCCTTCGCAATGTTTTTCTATGAAGGCGACCAGGACAA GACTCTTGGAAAGAGGATAAAAAGTGCCTTAATTTGGGTAGTTACCACGGCTGTTGTTTGTGCTCTGGTGCTTGGAATTTTATATG GTGTCATTGGAAAGGTGGACTTCTCGGTCAGGCATTTGGCTTCTGCCACATCCACTTTCCCTACTTCCTGGCAGTTTTCAAATACTCAACCATGCATAGGTAACACTGCTCGCCAG TGCTCAGCATTTACAGCTAATCCCACATCTGAGAAAACATGGACTATGCGTACTACTTTTCCAGAATATGTTGTTGCTCTTGCGACAATTGTTGGGTCAGTTCTTTTCACG ATATTTGGTGGTGTTGGTATTGCATGTCTACCATTAGGACTTATCACTGCATTCATCAGGCGACCAAAGGCTGTTATCACTCGATCACAATATATAAAG GAGGCAACCGAACTAGGTAAAAAGGCAAGAGAACTAAAGAAAGCAGCTGATGGACTTCATCAGGAAGAAAGAAGTGGTGCTAAGGGCAGGAAATGGCGGAAAAATGTGAAAGCAGTTGAAAAG GAGTTGCTCCAATTGGAGGAAGATGTGAACCTCTTAGAAGAGATGTATCCTCAAGGAGAGCAG GCAGAAACTGCATGGGCTTTCACTGTGCTCGGATACTTGGCCAAGTTTATTCTTGGAATCGTAGG ATTGATCGTTTCCATTGCTTGGGTTGCACACATCATCATATATCTACTCGTCGACCCTCCTCTCTCCCCTTTTCTTAACGAGGTTTTCATTAAGCTTGATGATGTTTGGG GTCTTTTAGGCACTGCTGCCTTtgctttcttctgtttctacCTTCTACTTGCTGTTATCGCTGGGGCAATGATGCTGGGTTTGAAGCTGGTCTTCATTACCATTCATCCAATGAA ATGGGGAGCTACTCTAATGAACTCTTTCCTCTTCAATGTCGGCctcattcttctttgttcaATCAG CGTGATTCAATTTTGTGCCACTGCATTTGGATATTACGCTCAAGCCACTGCTGCCCAGGAGATATTTGGCCACACATTGCAGTCCCTTAGAGGAATTAAGTACCTTTACAA GTACAATGTGTTCCAAATCGGGTTTGTTATCCTGGCTGGACTGACTTTCCTATATTACATTGCCTTT ggatggagaagaaaaaaaactagtgGCCGTTTCCAGCTCTCTTCTTAA
- the LHCB4.2 gene encoding light harvesting complex photosystem II (light harvesting complex photosystem II (LHCB4.2); FUNCTIONS IN: chlorophyll binding; INVOLVED IN: response to blue light, response to red light, response to far red light; LOCATED IN: thylakoid, chloroplast thylakoid membrane, chloroplast, membrane, chloroplast envelope; EXPRESSED IN: 27 plant structures; EXPRESSED DURING: 14 growth stages; CONTAINS InterPro DOMAIN/s: Chlorophyll A-B binding protein (InterPro:IPR001344); BEST Arabidopsis thaliana protein match is: light harvesting complex photosystem II (TAIR:AT5G01530.1); Has 2312 Blast hits to 2241 proteins in 218 species: Archae - 0; Bacteria - 0; Metazoa - 4; Fungi - 0; Plants - 1976; Viruses - 0; Other Eukaryotes - 332 (source: NCBI BLink).) produces the protein MAATSTAAAASSIMGTRVVSDISSNSSRFTARFGFGTKKASPKKAKTVISDRPLWFPGAKSPEYLDGSLVGDYGFDPFGLGKPAEYLQFDLDSLDQNLAKNLYGEVIGTRTEAVDPKSTPFQPYSEVFGLQRFRECELIHGRWAMLATLGAITVEWLTGVTWQDAGKVELVDGSSYLGQPLPFSISTLIWIEVLVIGYIEFQRNAELDSEKRLYPGGKFFDPLGLASDPVKKAQLQLAEIKHARLAMVGFLGFAVQAAATGKGPLNNWATHLSDPLHTTIIDTFSSS, from the exons ATGGCCGCCACTTCAACCGCCGCTGCTGCTTCTTCAATCATGGGTACCCGGGTGGTTTCCGACATTAGCTCCAATTCAAGCCGGTTCACAGCCCGGTTCGGATTCGGAACCAAGAAAGCATCTCCCAAAAAGGCTAAGACGGTTATCTCAGACCGGCCTCTATGGTTCCCAGGCGCAAAATCACCCGAATATCTCGACGGTTCACTTGTCGGGGACTACGGGTTCGATCCTTTTGGTTTAGGCAAACCGGCGGAGTATCTCCAATTCGATTTGGATTCCTTGGACCAGAACTTAGCCAAGAACTTATACGGAGAAGTGATCGGGACTCGTACCGAGGCGGTGGACCCCAAATCGACGCCGTTTCAGCCATATAGTGAAGTCTTCGGGCTACAAAGATTCAGAGAATGTGAGCTGATTCACGGTCGGTGGGCAATGCTCGCCACTCTTGGCGCTATCACCGTCGAATGGCTCACCGGTGTTACTTGGCAAGACGCCGGCAAG GTAGAGCTAGTGGATGGATCATCTTACTTAGGACAGCCATTGCCGTTCTCTATCTCGACATTGATATGGATCGAAGTGTTAGTGATCGGCTACATTGAGTTCCAACGAAACGCTGAACTGGACTCGGAGAAGCGTTTGTATCCAGGAGGCAAGTTCTTTGACCCGTTAGGACTAGCGTCTGACCCGGTGAAGAAGGCTCAGCTTCAGCTAGCTGAGATCAAACATGCTCGTTTAGCCATGGTTGGATTCTTGGGTTTTGCGGTTCAGGCGGCTGCAACCGGTAAAGGACCGCTCAACAACTGGGCGACTCACCTTAGTGACCCACTTCACACCACCATTATCGAtaccttctcttcctcctga
- the LHCB4.2 gene encoding light harvesting complex photosystem II (light harvesting complex photosystem II (LHCB4.2); FUNCTIONS IN: chlorophyll binding; INVOLVED IN: response to blue light, response to red light, response to far red light; LOCATED IN: chloroplast thylakoid membrane, chloroplast, membrane, chloroplast envelope; EXPRESSED IN: 26 plant structures; EXPRESSED DURING: 14 growth stages; CONTAINS InterPro DOMAIN/s: Chlorophyll A-B binding protein (InterPro:IPR001344); BEST Arabidopsis thaliana protein match is: light harvesting complex photosystem II (TAIR:AT5G01530.1); Has 1155 Blast hits to 1131 proteins in 99 species: Archae - 0; Bacteria - 0; Metazoa - 2; Fungi - 0; Plants - 1079; Viruses - 0; Other Eukaryotes - 74 (source: NCBI BLink).) — protein sequence MAATSTAAAASSIMGTRVVSDISSNSSRFTARFGFGTKKASPKKAKTVISDRPLWFPGAKSPEYLDGSLVGDYGFDPFGLGKPAEYLQFDLDSLDQNLAKNLYGEVIGTRTEAVDPKSTPFQPYSEVFGLQRFRECELIHGRWAMLATLGAITVEWLTGVTWQDAGKVSPLFFSSLLRLCLAFRHLSDCFIFNLPGRASGWIILLRTAIAVLYLDIDMDRSVSDRLH from the coding sequence ATGGCCGCCACTTCAACCGCCGCTGCTGCTTCTTCAATCATGGGTACCCGGGTGGTTTCCGACATTAGCTCCAATTCAAGCCGGTTCACAGCCCGGTTCGGATTCGGAACCAAGAAAGCATCTCCCAAAAAGGCTAAGACGGTTATCTCAGACCGGCCTCTATGGTTCCCAGGCGCAAAATCACCCGAATATCTCGACGGTTCACTTGTCGGGGACTACGGGTTCGATCCTTTTGGTTTAGGCAAACCGGCGGAGTATCTCCAATTCGATTTGGATTCCTTGGACCAGAACTTAGCCAAGAACTTATACGGAGAAGTGATCGGGACTCGTACCGAGGCGGTGGACCCCAAATCGACGCCGTTTCAGCCATATAGTGAAGTCTTCGGGCTACAAAGATTCAGAGAATGTGAGCTGATTCACGGTCGGTGGGCAATGCTCGCCACTCTTGGCGCTATCACCGTCGAATGGCTCACCGGTGTTACTTGGCAAGACGCCGGCAAGGTATCGcctcttttcttttcgtcACTTTTGCGTTTGTGTTTAGCGTTTCGACATCTGTctgattgttttatttttaatttaccaGGTAGAGCTAGTGGATGGATCATCTTACTTAGGACAGCCATTGCCGTTCTCTATCTCGACATTGATATGGATCGAAGTGTTAGTGATCGGCTACATTGA
- a CDS encoding ARM repeat superfamily protein (ARM repeat superfamily protein; FUNCTIONS IN: protein transporter activity, binding; INVOLVED IN: intracellular protein transport; CONTAINS InterPro DOMAIN/s: HEAT (InterPro:IPR000357), Importin-beta, N-terminal (InterPro:IPR001494), Armadillo-like helical (InterPro:IPR011989), Armadillo-type fold (InterPro:IPR016024); BEST Arabidopsis thaliana protein match is: ARM repeat superfamily protein (TAIR:AT3G08947.1); Has 1770 Blast hits to 1697 proteins in 220 species: Archae - 0; Bacteria - 0; Metazoa - 669; Fungi - 578; Plants - 273; Viruses - 0; Other Eukaryotes - 250 (source: NCBI BLink).), whose translation MAMEITQFLLAAQSADARVRTEAEASLRQFQEQNLPLFLLSLSFELENNDKPAESRRLAGILLKNSLDAKDSATKDHLVKQWFAIDVALKSQIKDRLLRTLGSSALEARHTSAQVIAKVASIEIPQKQWPELVGSLLNNMTQQGSPAHLKQSTLETLGYVCEEISHHDLVQDEVNSVLTAVVQGMNQSENTAEVRLAATKALLNALDFSQTNFENEMERNYIMKMVCETACSKEAEIRQAAFECLVSIASTYYEVLEHYIQTLFELTSNAVKGDEESVALQAIEFWSSICDEEIDRQEYDSPDSGDSSPPHSCFIEKALPHLVQMLLETLLKQEEDQDHDDDVWNISMAGGTCLGLVARTVGDGVVPLVMPFVEKNISSPDWRSREAATYAFGSILEGPTIDKLAPMVAAGLEFLLNATKDQNNHVRDTTAWTLSRIFEFLHXPDSGFSVISPENLPRIVSVLLESIKDVPNVAEKVCGAIYNLAQGYEDSGASSSLLSPYLTEIITHLLAAAERTDGAESKLRGAAYETLNEVVRCSNLSEASSIIAHLLPAIMKKLAETMDLPIISTDDREKQAELQASLCGVLQVIIQKLSSRDDMKPIIVQNADDIMRLFLRVFGCHSSSVHEEAMLAIGALAYATGTEFVKYMPELFKYLQMGLQNFEEYQVCSITVGVIGDICRALDEKILPFCDQIMGLLIQNLQSGALHRSVKPPIFSCFGDIALAIGAHFERYVAPAVQIMQGAAQVCAQMDTLDEELMDYANQLRRSIFEAYSGILQGFKDAKAELMMPYAQHLLQFVELVSKDSLRDESVTKAAVAAMGDLADVVGENTKQLFQNFTFCDEFLNECLESEDEDLKVTARWTQGMIARLVL comes from the exons ATGGCTATGGAGATCACACAGTTCCTTCTGGCTGCCCAGTCAGCCGATGCAAGAGTCCGTACTGAAGCAGAGGCTAGTCTCAGACAGTTCCAAGAACAAAACTTGCCGCTGTTCTTGTTATCCTTGTCTTTTGAGCttgaaaacaatgataaacCTGCTGAATCCCGTCGACTAGCCGGTATTCTGCTAAAGAATTCTCTGGACGCCAAAGATTCTGCCACAAAAGATCATCTGGTGAAACAATGGTTTGCAATTGATGTTGCTCTTAAATCCCAGATCAAGGATCGCTTACTAAGAACTCTTGGTTCATCTGCCCTAGAGGCAAGGCATACTTCAGCTCAGGTTATTGCTAAGGTAGCCTCCATTGAAATTCCTCAGAAGCAGTGGCCTGAACTTGTTGGATCGCTGCTTAACAATATGACTCAGCAAGGCAGTCCCGCACACTTGAAGCAATCAACCTTGGAAACTCTAGGCTATGTCTGTGAAGAGATATCACACCATGATCTTGTGCAAGATGAAGTGAATTCTGTCCTCACAGCAGTTGTGCAGGGCATGAACCAGTCTGAAAATACTGCTGAAGTTCGTCTCGCAGCAACAAAGGCACTGTTAAATGCCTTGGATTTCTCTCAGACAAATTTTGAGAATGAAATGGAGAGGAATTACATCATGAAGATGGTATGCGAGACAGCATGTTCCAAGGAGGCAGAGATCAGGCAAGCTGCTTTCGAGTGCCTTGTGTCCATTGCATCCACATACTATGAGGTGCTGGAGCACTACATACAAACACTCTTTGAGCTCACATCGAATGCTGTAAAGGGAGATGAAGAGAGCGTTGCCCTCCAAGCAATTGAGTTCTGGAGTTCCATCTGTGATGAAGAGATCGACCGTCAAGAGTATGACAGTCCTGATAGTGGTGACTCATCCCCTCCCCACTCCTGTTTCATAGAGAAGGCTCTTCCCCATTTAGTTCAAATGTTGCTAGAAACTCTGCTGAAGCAGGAAGAGGATCAGGACCATGACGACGATGTCTGGAACATATCTATGGCTGGCGGGACATGCCTTGGCCTGGTTGCTAGAACGGTTGGAGATGGTGTAGTCCCTCTTGTGATGccttttgttgaaaaaaacataagttcGCCAGATTGGCGAAGCCGGGAGGCAGCCACTTATGCTTTTGGATCAATTTTGGAGGGCCCAACAATTGATAAGCTTGCCCCGATGGTAGCTGCTGGCTTGGAATTTCTCCTTAATGCAACCAAGGATCAGAATAACCATGTCAGGGATACAACTGCTTGGACTCTGAGCCgtatctttgaatttttgcACCCCAGACAGTGGCTTCTCTGTTATATCACCCGAAAACCTCCCTAGAATTGTGAGTGTATTACTGGAATCAATTAAAGATGTGCCAAATGTTGCAGAGAAGGTCTGTGGAGCAATATACAATCTTGCACAGGGATATGAAGACTCTGGAGCAagttcctctcttctctctccttaTCTTACAGAGATCATCACACATCTCCTTGCAGCTGCTGAGCGTACAGATGGGGCAGAGTCTAAGCTAAGAGGTGCTGCGTATGAAACCTTGAACGAGGTTGTCCGGTGTTCAAACCTTTCAGAGGCCTCAAGCATCATAGCGCATCTCCTCCCTGCCATCATGAAAAAATTAGCTGAGACAATGGACCTCCCTATAATATCAACTGATGACCGTGAGAAGCAAGCGGAACTCCAGGCGTCTCTGTGCGGTGTTCTCCAAGTCATAATCCAGAAGCTGAGCAGCAGGGACGATATGAAACCTATCATAGTGCAAAACGCAGATGACATCATGAGGTTATTCCTAAGAGTGTTTGGTTGCCATAGTTCAAGTGTCCACGAAGAAGCCATGCTTGCAATCGGTGCTCTTGCCTATGCGACTGGAACTGAGTTTGTGAAATACATGCCCGAGCTTTTTAAATATCTCCAGATGGGGCTGCAGAATTTCGAAGAATACCAAGTCTGCTCAATCACCGTAGGAGTGATTGGTGACATATGCCGTGCGCTGGATGAAAAAATCCTACCCTTTTGCGATCAGATAATGGGTCTCCTTATCCAAAACCTTCAAAGTGGTGCACTCCACAGATCGGTGAAGCCTCCAATCTTCTCATGCTTTGGAGACATTGCTCTGGCGATTGGTGCTCATTTTGAAAGGTATGTAGCTCCAGCTGTTCAGATAATGCAAGGTGCTGCTCAGGTGTGTGCGCAGATGGACACCCTTGACGAGGAGCTTATGGATTATGCAAACCAACTCCGGAGAAGCATCTTTGAAGCATACTCCGGGATACTGCAAGGGTTCAAGGATGCAAAGGCTGAGCTCATGATGCCCTATGCTCAACATCTGTTGCAGTTTGTTGAACTAGTATCCAAAGATTCCCTGAG GGATGAGAGCGTGACAAAAGCCGCGGTTGCAGCAATGGGTGATCTTGCGGATGTTGTAGGGGAGAACACGAAGCAGTTGTTCCAAAACTTCACCTTCTGTGATGAGTTCCTCAATGAGTGTCTCGAATCAGAGGATGAAGATCTCAAGGTCACTGCACGCTGGACTCAAGGAATGATCGCAAGACTCGTGCTCTAA
- a CDS encoding ARM repeat superfamily protein (ARM repeat superfamily protein; FUNCTIONS IN: protein transporter activity, binding; INVOLVED IN: intracellular protein transport; CONTAINS InterPro DOMAIN/s: HEAT (InterPro:IPR000357), Importin-beta, N-terminal (InterPro:IPR001494), Armadillo-like helical (InterPro:IPR011989), Armadillo-type fold (InterPro:IPR016024); BEST Arabidopsis thaliana protein match is: ARM repeat superfamily protein (TAIR:AT3G08943.1); Has 1718 Blast hits to 1652 proteins in 220 species: Archae - 0; Bacteria - 1; Metazoa - 645; Fungi - 556; Plants - 267; Viruses - 0; Other Eukaryotes - 249 (source: NCBI BLink).) → MERNYIMKMVCETACSKEAEIRQAAFECLVSIASTYYEVLEHYIQTLFELTSNAVKGDEESVSLQAIEFWSSICDEEIDRQEYDSPASGDSSPPHSSFIEKALPHLVQMLLETLLKQEEDQDHDDDVWNISMAGGTCLGLVARTVGDHVVPLVMPFVEKNISSPDWRCREAATYAFGSILEGPTIDKLAPMVAAGLEFLLNATKDQNNHVRDTTAWTLSRIFEFLHSPDSGFSVISPENLPRIVSVLLESIKDVPNVAEKVCGAIYNLAQGYEDSGASSSLLSPYLTEIITHLLAAAERTDGAESKLRGAAYETLNEVVRCSNLSEASSIIAHLLPAIMKKLAETMDLPIISTDDREKQAEVQASLCGVLQVIIQKLSGREDTKPIIMQSADDIMRLFLRVFGCHSSSVHEEAMLAIGALAYATGAEFVKYMPELFKYLQMGLQNFEEYQVCSITVGVLGDICRALDEKILPFCDQIMGLLIQNLQSGALHRSVKPPIFSCFGDIALAIGAHFERYVAPAVQIMQGAAQVCAQMDTLDEELMDYANQLRRSIFEAYSGILQGFKDTKAELMMPYAQHLLQFVELVSKDPLRDESVTKAAVAAMGDLADVVGENTKQLFQNFTFFGEFLNECLESEDEDLKVTARWTQGMIARLMHPS, encoded by the exons ATGGAGAGGAATTACATCATGAAGATGGTATGCGAGACAGCATGTTCCAAGGAGGCAGAGATCAGGCAAGCTGCTTTCGAGTGCCTTGTGTCCATTGCATCCACATACTATGAGGTGCTGGAGCACTACATACAAACACTCTTTGAGCTCACATCGAATGCTGTAAAGGGAGATGAAGAGAGCGTTTCCCTCCAAGCAATTGAGTTCTGGAGTTCCATCTGTGATGAAGAGATCGACCGTCAAGAGTATGACAGTCCTGCTAGTGGTGACTCATCTCCTCCCCACTCCTCTTTCATAGAGAAGGCTCTTCCCCATTTAGTTCAAATGTTGCTAGAAACTCTGCTGAAGCAGGAAGAGGATCAGGACCATGATGACGACGTCTGGAACATATCTATGGCTGGCGGGACATGCCTTGGCCTGGTTGCCAGAACAGTTGGAGATCATGTAGTCCCTCTTGTGATGccttttgttgaaaaaaacataagttcGCCAGATTGGCGCTGCCGGGAGGCAGCCACTTATGCTTTTGGATCAATTTTGGAGGGCCCAACAATTGATAAGCTTGCCCCGATGGTTGCTGCTGGCTTGGAATTTCTCCTTAATGCAACCAAGGATCAGAATAACCATGTCAGGGATACAACTGCTTGGACTCTGAGCCgtatctttgaatttttgcACTCCCCAGACAGTGGTTTCTCTGTTATATCACCCGAAAACCTCCCTAGAATTGTGAGTGTATTACTGGAATCAATTAAAGATGTGCCAAATGTTGCAGAGAAGGTCTGTGGAGCAATATACAATCTTGCACAGGGATATGAAGACTCTGGAGCAAGttcatctcttctctctccttaTCTTACAGAGATCATCACACATCTGCTTGCAGCTGCTGAGCGTACAGATGGGGCAGAGTCTAAGCTAAGAGGTGCTGCGTATGAAACCTTGAACGAGGTTGTCCGGTGTTCAAACCTTTCAGAGGCCTCAAGCATCATAGCGCATCTCCTCCCTGCCATCATGAAAAAATTAGCTGAGACAATGGACCTCCCTATAATATCAACTGATGACCGTGAGAAGCAAGCGGAAGTCCAGGCTTCTCTGTGTGGTGTTCTCCAAGTTATAATCCAGAAGCTGAGCGGCAGGGAGGATACGAAACCCATCATAATGCAGAGCGCAGATGACATTATGAGGCTGTTCCTAAGAGTGTTTGGATGCCATAGTTCAAGTGTCCACGAAGAAGCCATGCTTGCAATCGGTGCTCTTGCATATGCTACTGGAGCTGAGTTTGTGAAATACATGCCCGAGCTTTTCAAATATCTCCAGATGGGGCTGCAGAATTTCGAAGAATACCAAGTCTGCTCAATCACAGTAGGAGTGCTTGGTGACATTTGCCGTGCCCTGGATGAAAAAATCCTACCTTTTTGCGATCAGATAATGGGTCTCCTTATCCAAAACCTTCAAAGTGGGGCACTCCACAGATCAGTGAAGCCTCCAATATTCTCATGCTTTGGAGACATTGCTCTGGCAATTGGTGCTCATTTTGAAAGGTATGTAGCACCAGCCGTTCAGATCATGCAAGGGGCTGCTCAGGTGTGTGCTCAGATGGATACCCTTGACGAGGAGCTTATGGATTATGCAAACCAACTGCGGAGAAGCATCTTTGAGGCATACTCCGGGATACTACAAGGGTTCAAGGACACAAAAGCCGAGCTCATGATGCCCTACGCTCAACATCTCCTGCAGTTTGTTGAACTAGTATCCAAAGATCCCCTGAG GGATGAGAGCGTGACAAAAGCCGCGGTTGCAGCGATGGGTGATCTTGCGGATGTTGTAGGAGAGAACACAAAGCAGTTGTTCCAAAACTTCACCTTCTTCGGTGAGTTCCTTAATGAGTGTCTCGAATCAGAGGATGAAGATCTCAAGGTCACTGCACGCTGGACTCAAGGAATGATTGCAAGGCTCATGCACCCATCATAA